From Streptomyces asiaticus, one genomic window encodes:
- a CDS encoding nucleoside triphosphate pyrophosphohydrolase yields the protein MTAPDSPAADATAPTGRIVLLTTSHRVAPGLLSWPAWQALRGADRVLSGDPDHPQLPYLRDAGVEVEPGAPGARELVDYCVAGGGRTAVLITSAEGESELTDGLARLAGSGREAMPDLELLPGSYDLPGARLLDLVQVMDRIRAECPWSGTRTNEELVKYGIEEAYELVEAIEEGDREALLEELGDVLLQVVFHARIAQDDPEHPFSIDDVAGGIVEKLIHRHPHVFGDEAAETPEDVRRHWLRTKAAEKRRDSVTEGVPLGQPSLALTAKLASRARMAGLDVALPDGAGIGYELLALAVRAEADGVDPEAALRAAARAYRDAIRAAEGSAAR from the coding sequence GTGACCGCACCTGACTCGCCCGCCGCCGACGCCACCGCCCCCACCGGGCGCATCGTCCTTCTCACCACCAGCCACCGGGTGGCGCCCGGACTGCTGTCCTGGCCCGCCTGGCAGGCGCTGCGCGGCGCCGACCGGGTGCTCTCCGGCGACCCGGACCATCCGCAGCTGCCGTATCTGCGGGACGCGGGCGTCGAGGTGGAGCCGGGCGCGCCGGGCGCGCGCGAGCTGGTCGACTACTGCGTGGCGGGGGGCGGCCGCACGGCCGTCTTGATCACCTCCGCCGAGGGCGAGTCCGAGCTGACCGACGGGCTGGCGCGGCTGGCCGGATCCGGCCGCGAGGCGATGCCGGACCTGGAGCTGCTGCCCGGTTCCTACGATCTGCCGGGCGCGCGGCTGCTCGATCTGGTGCAGGTCATGGACCGGATCCGCGCCGAGTGCCCGTGGAGCGGCACCCGGACCAACGAGGAGCTGGTGAAGTACGGCATCGAGGAGGCGTACGAACTCGTCGAGGCCATCGAGGAGGGCGACCGAGAGGCGCTGCTCGAGGAGCTCGGCGATGTGCTGCTCCAGGTCGTCTTCCACGCCCGGATCGCCCAGGACGACCCCGAGCACCCGTTCTCGATCGACGATGTGGCGGGCGGCATCGTGGAGAAGCTGATTCACCGCCATCCCCATGTCTTCGGCGACGAGGCCGCCGAGACCCCGGAGGACGTCCGGCGCCACTGGCTGCGGACCAAGGCGGCCGAGAAGCGGCGCGATTCGGTCACCGAAGGGGTGCCGCTCGGTCAGCCCTCGCTCGCGCTGACCGCCAAACTGGCCTCCCGCGCCCGGATGGCCGGGCTGGACGTGGCCCTGCCGGACGGGGCGGGCATCGGCTATGAGCTGCTGGCGCTCGCGGTGCGGGCCGAGGCGGACGGCGTGGACCCGGAGGCGGCGCTGCGCGCGGCGGCCCGCGCCTACCGTGACGCGATCCGGGCGGCGGAGGGCTCCGCGGCGCGGTGA
- a CDS encoding tryptophan dimethylallyltransferase family protein, with protein MNGFSSGEALLGDLATGQLTRLCHVAGLSEADTAAYTGVLIESLGATAGRPLALPPPSHTFLSDDHSPVEFSLAFLPGQTPDLRVLVEPGCSSGDDLAENGRAGLRSIHAMADRWGFSTDQLDRIEDLFLPPSPEGPLALWCALELRPGGVPGVKVYLNPSANGADRAAETVREALARLGHGQAFDSLPRAEGFPFFALDLGDWDAPRVKVYLKHPGLSPAEAGSLPRMTPAPGRERLEEFFRTVGALPAGDFADDEGADRLAGRPALTCHSFTETATGLPSGYTLHVPVRDYVRHDGEARERAVAVLRSNGMDSAALDRALAAVSPRPLGDGVGLIAYLALVHQHGRPRRVTVYVSSEAYQTRPPREPAPTRDRVRARL; from the coding sequence ATGAACGGATTCAGTTCGGGTGAGGCACTGCTCGGTGACCTCGCCACGGGCCAGCTGACCCGGCTGTGCCACGTCGCGGGGCTGAGCGAGGCCGATACGGCCGCGTACACGGGTGTGCTGATCGAGAGTCTGGGGGCCACGGCCGGACGGCCGCTGGCGCTGCCGCCCCCGTCGCACACCTTTCTCTCCGACGACCACAGCCCCGTCGAGTTCTCCCTGGCCTTCCTGCCGGGCCAGACCCCGGACCTGCGGGTGCTGGTGGAGCCGGGCTGCTCCAGCGGGGACGACCTGGCGGAGAACGGCCGGGCCGGTCTGCGATCGATTCACGCCATGGCGGACCGCTGGGGGTTCTCGACCGACCAGCTCGACCGGATCGAGGACCTGTTCCTCCCGCCGTCCCCCGAGGGCCCGCTGGCCCTGTGGTGCGCCCTGGAGCTCCGCCCCGGCGGCGTCCCCGGGGTCAAGGTCTATCTCAACCCCTCGGCGAACGGCGCCGACCGGGCCGCCGAGACGGTCCGCGAGGCGCTGGCGAGGCTGGGCCACGGCCAGGCGTTCGACTCGCTGCCCCGGGCGGAGGGCTTCCCGTTCTTCGCCCTGGACCTCGGCGACTGGGACGCCCCGCGGGTGAAGGTCTACCTCAAACACCCCGGGCTGTCCCCCGCCGAGGCGGGTTCCCTGCCCCGGATGACCCCCGCACCGGGCCGGGAGCGGCTGGAGGAGTTCTTCCGCACCGTCGGCGCCCTCCCCGCCGGGGACTTCGCCGACGACGAGGGCGCCGACCGGCTCGCCGGGCGCCCCGCCCTCACCTGCCACTCCTTCACGGAGACGGCGACCGGGCTGCCCAGCGGATACACGCTCCACGTGCCCGTCCGCGACTACGTCCGGCACGACGGCGAGGCGCGGGAGCGGGCCGTGGCCGTGCTGCGCAGCAATGGCATGGACAGCGCGGCCCTCGACCGGGCGCTGGCCGCCGTGAGCCCGCGTCCCCTCGGCGACGGCGTGGGCCTGATCGCCTATCTGGCACTGGTCCACCAGCACGGCCGGCCGCGGCGGGTGACCGTCTACGTCTCCTCCGAGGCGTACCAGACCCGGCCGCCCCGCGAGCCGGCCCCCACCCGTGACCGGGTACGGGCCCGGCTCTGA
- a CDS encoding HNH endonuclease family protein, with amino-acid sequence MRSSVVVLAALLAVGGCKAGDQDGKGADEGGSGSSRPAASGSALAAVSSLTVKGRAPKTGYERSEFGSSWVDTDDNGCGTRDDILKRDLKDVKFRDGHCLVVSGTLTDEPYTGRDVRFVRGHSKVDIDHVVALSDAWQKGAQKWDRDKRLEFANDPLNLIAVDASANRRKGDGDTATWLPPNKAYRCDYVAHQVAVKKTYGLWVTGAEKSAMERVLGGCPGMKLPARSGGR; translated from the coding sequence ATGCGAAGTTCGGTCGTGGTGCTGGCCGCGCTGCTGGCGGTCGGCGGCTGCAAGGCCGGTGACCAGGACGGCAAGGGCGCTGACGAGGGCGGGAGCGGCTCAAGCCGGCCCGCGGCGTCCGGCTCGGCCCTGGCGGCTGTGTCCTCGCTCACAGTCAAAGGCCGTGCGCCGAAGACGGGTTACGAGCGCAGCGAGTTCGGCAGTTCGTGGGTGGACACCGACGACAACGGCTGCGGGACCCGTGATGACATCCTCAAGCGCGACCTGAAGGACGTGAAGTTCCGCGACGGCCACTGCCTGGTCGTCTCGGGCACGCTCACCGACGAGCCGTACACCGGCCGCGATGTCCGGTTCGTCCGGGGCCACAGCAAGGTGGACATCGACCATGTGGTCGCGCTGTCGGACGCCTGGCAGAAGGGCGCCCAGAAGTGGGACCGGGACAAGCGCCTGGAGTTCGCCAACGATCCGCTCAATCTGATCGCCGTGGACGCCTCCGCCAACCGCCGTAAGGGCGACGGCGACACGGCGACCTGGCTGCCGCCCAACAAGGCGTACCGCTGTGACTATGTGGCGCACCAGGTGGCGGTGAAGAAGACGTACGGGTTGTGGGTGACCGGGGCCGAGAAGAGCGCGATGGAGCGGGTGTTGGGCGGCTGCCCCGGCATGAAGCTGCCCGCGCGCTCAGGTGGCCGCTAA
- a CDS encoding VOC family protein, whose protein sequence is MPEVTSYQPGTPCWIDLMVPDQQAALDFYSGLFGWEGEVGPPETGGYATWSLRGKPVAGVMSAQSVGEEAPPPTVWTTYFCSADAQATSESISRAGGTVLMPVMDVTDLGRMLVAADPLGAVFGVWQPLGFPGAGLVNEPGTLIWNELNTTDREAASAFYAEALGVESTPMEGEGAEGYFALSVDGRTVGGLQPLREGMPPEVPPQWLVYFAVEDTDRISAKVSAEGGTVLRPPYDMVAGRMSLVKDPQGAPFALIAPKPMS, encoded by the coding sequence ATGCCCGAAGTCACGTCCTATCAGCCCGGCACGCCCTGCTGGATCGATCTGATGGTCCCCGACCAACAGGCCGCCCTGGACTTCTACTCCGGGCTGTTCGGCTGGGAGGGAGAGGTCGGCCCTCCGGAGACCGGCGGCTATGCGACCTGGTCCCTGAGGGGCAAGCCCGTGGCGGGCGTGATGTCCGCGCAGTCGGTGGGCGAGGAGGCCCCGCCGCCGACCGTCTGGACCACCTACTTCTGCTCCGCCGACGCCCAGGCCACCTCGGAGTCCATCAGCCGGGCCGGCGGCACCGTGCTGATGCCGGTCATGGATGTGACGGACCTCGGGCGGATGCTGGTGGCGGCCGACCCGCTGGGCGCCGTCTTCGGCGTCTGGCAGCCGCTCGGCTTCCCCGGCGCGGGCCTCGTCAACGAGCCGGGCACGCTGATCTGGAACGAGCTCAACACCACCGACCGGGAGGCGGCTTCGGCCTTCTACGCGGAGGCGCTGGGCGTGGAGTCGACCCCCATGGAGGGCGAGGGCGCCGAGGGCTATTTCGCGCTCTCCGTCGACGGCCGCACGGTCGGCGGGCTCCAGCCGCTGCGGGAGGGGATGCCGCCGGAGGTGCCTCCGCAGTGGCTGGTCTACTTCGCCGTGGAGGACACCGACCGCATTTCGGCCAAAGTGTCCGCCGAGGGCGGCACGGTCCTCCGCCCGCCGTACGACATGGTCGCGGGCCGGATGTCGCTGGTGAAGGATCCGCAGGGGGCGCCGTTCGCCCTGATCGCCCCGAAGCCCATGAGTTGA
- a CDS encoding DUF2079 domain-containing protein, which produces MDTAATAPPGTGAERATATIGGRTRLLARAGVLRRPKADPYWLALALFAAFTALSVCRYRRMATMSWDLGIFEQAIRAYAHFQAPIADLKGPGANILGDHFSPITALLGPVYRLFPGPVTLLVAQAALFAVSAVPVTRVAARLLGRGRGLAIGIAYGVSWGIQRAVDFDFHEICFAVPLIAFSLEAVIRGRWYPALLWAAPLVFVKEDMGATVAAIGAVVWIRARRDPERGPRAVPLAVALMGFGIAVSALALGVVIPGFNGAGSYDYWDKVGSGGEQTGTIPFGTALRTLLWILLPTTGLLALRSPLLLAAVPTLGWRFLSHDDHYWGTDWHYSAVLMPVVVLALVDALDRVRDTHRPWLASYARQLPSAVCGAALALSSSMPLYGLTQGATYDKSPQTRAVERLLDRIPDGATVEANVGPISRLTSRCRVLWVGATQDIRPDYIALQEPPERTERQVIEYAGQLHPGSSYTPVGSTSGYFVLKRG; this is translated from the coding sequence ATGGACACGGCCGCAACCGCTCCGCCCGGCACCGGCGCCGAGAGGGCGACCGCCACCATCGGGGGGCGTACCCGGCTTCTCGCGAGGGCAGGCGTACTGCGGCGGCCGAAGGCCGATCCGTACTGGCTGGCCCTCGCCCTCTTCGCCGCCTTCACGGCGCTGTCGGTCTGCCGCTACCGCCGCATGGCCACCATGTCCTGGGACCTGGGCATCTTCGAGCAGGCGATACGGGCGTACGCGCACTTCCAGGCCCCCATAGCCGATCTCAAGGGCCCCGGCGCCAATATCCTCGGCGACCACTTCAGCCCCATAACGGCCCTGCTCGGCCCCGTCTACCGGCTGTTCCCCGGCCCGGTCACCCTGCTGGTCGCGCAGGCGGCGCTGTTCGCCGTCTCCGCCGTCCCCGTCACCCGCGTCGCGGCCCGGCTGCTGGGGCGCGGCCGGGGGCTCGCGATCGGCATCGCCTACGGGGTGTCCTGGGGCATCCAGCGCGCCGTGGACTTCGACTTCCACGAGATCTGCTTCGCCGTTCCGCTCATCGCCTTCTCCCTGGAAGCGGTGATCCGCGGGCGCTGGTACCCGGCGCTGCTGTGGGCCGCCCCGCTGGTCTTCGTCAAGGAGGACATGGGCGCCACGGTGGCCGCGATCGGCGCGGTCGTCTGGATCCGCGCCCGGCGCGACCCGGAGCGCGGCCCCCGCGCCGTCCCGCTCGCCGTCGCGCTGATGGGCTTCGGCATCGCCGTCTCGGCGCTCGCGCTCGGCGTCGTCATCCCCGGCTTCAACGGCGCCGGGTCGTACGACTATTGGGACAAAGTCGGCAGCGGCGGTGAGCAGACCGGCACGATCCCGTTCGGCACCGCGCTGCGCACCCTGCTGTGGATCCTGCTGCCGACCACCGGGCTGCTGGCGTTGCGCTCCCCGCTGTTGCTGGCCGCCGTGCCCACCCTCGGCTGGCGCTTCCTCTCCCACGACGACCACTACTGGGGCACGGACTGGCACTACAGCGCGGTGCTGATGCCGGTCGTCGTGCTGGCCCTGGTGGACGCCCTGGACCGGGTCCGCGACACCCACCGGCCCTGGCTCGCCTCGTACGCCCGTCAGCTGCCCTCGGCGGTGTGCGGCGCGGCCCTGGCGCTGTCGTCCTCCATGCCGCTGTACGGCCTCACCCAGGGCGCCACATACGACAAGTCGCCGCAGACGCGGGCGGTGGAGCGGCTGCTGGACCGGATCCCGGACGGGGCGACGGTGGAGGCCAACGTCGGGCCGATAAGCCGGCTCACCAGCCGCTGCCGGGTGCTGTGGGTCGGCGCCACCCAGGACATACGGCCGGACTACATAGCCCTCCAGGAGCCGCCGGAGCGCACCGAGCGGCAGGTGATCGAGTACGCCGGGCAGCTCCACCCGGGCAGCTCGTACACGCCCGTCGGCTCCACCTCCGGCTACTTCGTCCTCAAGCGGGGCTGA
- a CDS encoding tryptophanase — MEPYRIKVVEPIPVTTRQQREAALKRVNYNLFDLRAEEVTIDLLTDSGTGALSAAQLAAGMAGDESYSGSRSFYRFHETVTELTGYAHILPAHQGRAAERVLFTTLLERGDLVLSNTHFDTTRANVELNEAEARDLPCPEAKNLDSTDPFKGNIDLDALARTLSGPDGSRVAVVVMTITNNGGGGQPVSMENLKRTAALCRQHGVPLFLDAARFAENAWLVTRHEQGYRDRTPRQVAEEAFRLADGCMMSAKKDGIVHIGGFIGTNDPELAQKCELLLIATEGFATYGGLAGRDLDMMAQGLTEVTEVSYLAERAEIASHLAHRVRAAGVDIVEPPGMHALYLNAGRLLPHIPPHNYPGHALACQLYLEGGIRSAELGSLYLGEEDEHGNPIKSAPYELVRLALPRRVYTRSHYDHVGETLAKIAKNADQVYGFRITEQSPILRHFRATLEPVPVRR; from the coding sequence GTGGAGCCGTACAGGATCAAGGTTGTCGAACCGATACCCGTCACCACACGGCAGCAGCGCGAAGCGGCGCTGAAGCGTGTCAACTACAACCTCTTCGACCTGCGCGCCGAAGAGGTGACCATCGACCTGCTCACCGACTCGGGCACCGGGGCGCTGTCCGCCGCCCAGCTCGCCGCCGGGATGGCGGGCGACGAGTCCTACTCGGGCTCCCGCTCGTTCTACCGCTTCCACGAGACGGTCACCGAGCTCACCGGCTACGCCCATATCCTCCCCGCCCACCAGGGGCGCGCGGCAGAGCGCGTGCTGTTCACCACCCTGCTGGAGCGCGGCGACCTCGTGCTGTCGAACACCCACTTCGACACCACCCGGGCCAATGTCGAGCTGAACGAGGCCGAGGCGCGCGACCTGCCGTGCCCCGAGGCCAAGAACCTCGACAGCACCGACCCGTTCAAGGGCAACATCGACTTGGACGCGCTCGCCCGGACGCTGTCCGGGCCCGATGGCTCCCGGGTCGCCGTGGTCGTCATGACCATCACCAACAACGGCGGCGGCGGGCAGCCCGTGTCCATGGAGAACCTCAAGCGGACGGCCGCCCTGTGCCGTCAGCACGGGGTGCCGCTCTTCCTGGACGCGGCCCGGTTCGCCGAGAACGCCTGGCTGGTCACCCGCCATGAGCAGGGCTACCGCGACCGCACCCCCCGGCAGGTCGCGGAGGAGGCGTTCCGCCTGGCGGACGGCTGCATGATGAGCGCCAAGAAGGACGGCATCGTCCACATCGGCGGCTTCATCGGCACCAACGACCCGGAGCTCGCCCAGAAGTGCGAGCTGCTCCTCATCGCCACCGAGGGGTTCGCGACCTACGGCGGTCTGGCCGGACGCGACCTCGACATGATGGCGCAGGGGCTGACCGAGGTGACCGAGGTGAGCTATCTCGCCGAGCGCGCCGAGATCGCCTCCCACCTCGCCCACCGGGTCCGCGCCGCGGGCGTGGACATCGTCGAGCCCCCGGGCATGCACGCGCTCTACCTCAACGCCGGTCGGCTGCTGCCGCACATCCCGCCGCACAACTACCCCGGCCACGCCCTGGCCTGCCAGCTCTACCTGGAGGGCGGCATCCGCTCGGCCGAGCTGGGGTCGCTCTACCTCGGCGAGGAGGACGAGCACGGCAACCCGATCAAGAGCGCGCCGTACGAGCTGGTCAGGCTCGCCCTGCCGCGCCGGGTCTACACCCGCAGCCACTACGACCACGTGGGCGAGACGCTCGCGAAGATCGCCAAGAACGCGGACCAGGTGTACGGCTTCCGGATCACCGAGCAGTCCCCGATCCTGCGCCACTTCCGCGCCACGCTGGAGCCGGTGCCCGTCAGGCGCTGA
- a CDS encoding DUF6479 family protein — protein sequence MDTYTEDLAVTRDLLVGTGPFIVGLVVVILCFGAVWWGIRIRAREPVPPQQPQRRAGSWQKAQEADHEARAAGHGPGHQDDEDSVGYVTQNREPHEVDRDGRRRFPSELGGSGTRDSGKRGTEDRPTWREGSSGSFGNG from the coding sequence ATGGATACGTACACCGAGGATCTCGCCGTGACCCGGGACCTGCTGGTCGGGACGGGGCCGTTCATCGTCGGGCTGGTGGTCGTGATCCTGTGCTTCGGGGCCGTGTGGTGGGGGATACGGATACGGGCCCGTGAGCCGGTCCCGCCCCAGCAGCCGCAGCGCCGCGCCGGTTCCTGGCAGAAGGCCCAGGAGGCCGACCACGAGGCGCGGGCGGCGGGCCATGGTCCGGGGCACCAGGACGACGAGGACAGCGTCGGCTATGTCACCCAGAACCGCGAGCCCCATGAGGTGGATCGGGACGGCCGCCGCCGGTTCCCGTCCGAGCTGGGCGGCTCCGGGACCCGCGACTCCGGCAAGCGCGGCACCGAGGACCGGCCCACCTGGCGCGAGGGCAGCAGCGGCTCGTTCGGCAACGGCTGA
- the hutH gene encoding histidine ammonia-lyase, whose product MDMHTVVVGTSGTTADDVIAVARGTARIEIDEAALDAVSAARQVIDDLAAKPEPVYGVSTGFGALAVRHISPELRAQLQRNIVRSHAAGMGPRVEREVVRALMFLRLKTLASGRTGVRPVVVQTMAALLNAGITPVVHEYGSLGCSGDLAPLSHCALALMGEGEAEGPDKVVRPAAELLAEHGIEPVELREKEGLALLNGTDGMLGMLIMACADLARLFTVADVTAALSLEALLGTDRVLAPELHAIRPHPGQAASAANMLRVLAGSGLTGHHQDDAPRVQDAYSIRCAPQVAGAGRDTLAHARLVAERELASAVDNPVVLPDGRVESNGNFHGAPVAYVLDFLAVAAADLASIAERRTDRLLDKNRSHGLPPFLAGDPGVDSGLMIAQYTQAALVSEMKRLAVPASVDSIPSSAMQEDHVSMGWSAARKLRTAVDSLARVLAVELVAATRGIELRQGLEPAPASRAVLAAVRRAGVEGPGEDRYLAPDLAAADAFVRSGELIEAVESVTGPLS is encoded by the coding sequence ATGGATATGCACACTGTGGTGGTGGGGACGTCCGGAACGACCGCCGACGATGTCATCGCCGTGGCCCGCGGCACCGCGCGCATCGAGATCGACGAGGCGGCGCTCGACGCCGTCTCCGCGGCGCGGCAGGTGATCGACGACCTGGCGGCCAAGCCCGAGCCCGTCTACGGCGTCTCCACCGGTTTCGGCGCGCTGGCCGTGCGCCACATCAGCCCCGAGCTGCGCGCCCAGCTCCAGCGCAACATCGTGCGCTCGCACGCCGCCGGCATGGGCCCGCGGGTGGAGCGCGAGGTGGTGCGGGCGCTGATGTTCCTGCGGCTGAAGACGCTCGCGTCCGGCCGCACCGGCGTCCGGCCCGTCGTGGTGCAGACGATGGCCGCGCTCCTCAACGCGGGGATCACCCCCGTCGTGCACGAATACGGCTCGCTGGGCTGCTCCGGCGACCTGGCGCCACTGTCCCACTGCGCGCTGGCGCTGATGGGCGAGGGCGAGGCCGAGGGCCCCGACAAGGTCGTGCGGCCCGCCGCCGAGCTGCTGGCCGAGCACGGCATCGAGCCGGTCGAGCTCCGCGAGAAGGAGGGGCTCGCGCTGCTCAACGGCACGGACGGCATGCTCGGCATGCTGATCATGGCCTGCGCCGACCTCGCCCGGCTCTTCACCGTCGCCGATGTGACCGCCGCCCTCTCATTGGAGGCGCTGCTCGGCACGGACCGCGTCCTCGCACCCGAGCTGCACGCCATCCGCCCCCACCCGGGGCAGGCCGCCAGCGCCGCCAACATGCTGCGGGTGCTGGCGGGTTCGGGGCTCACCGGGCACCACCAGGACGATGCGCCGCGCGTCCAGGACGCGTACTCGATCCGCTGCGCCCCGCAGGTCGCGGGTGCCGGCCGGGACACCCTCGCGCACGCCCGGCTGGTCGCCGAGCGCGAGCTGGCCTCCGCCGTGGACAACCCCGTGGTGCTGCCGGACGGCCGGGTGGAGTCCAACGGCAACTTCCACGGCGCGCCCGTCGCGTACGTCCTGGACTTCCTGGCCGTCGCGGCGGCCGATCTCGCCTCGATCGCCGAGCGCCGCACCGACCGGCTGCTGGACAAGAACCGCTCCCACGGCCTGCCGCCCTTCCTGGCCGGCGACCCCGGCGTGGACTCGGGGCTGATGATCGCTCAGTACACCCAGGCCGCGCTGGTGAGCGAGATGAAGCGGCTCGCGGTGCCCGCCTCCGTCGACTCCATCCCGTCCTCCGCCATGCAGGAGGACCATGTCTCGATGGGCTGGTCGGCGGCGCGCAAGCTGCGTACGGCGGTGGACAGCCTGGCCCGCGTCCTGGCCGTCGAGCTGGTCGCCGCCACCCGGGGCATCGAGCTGCGCCAGGGGCTTGAGCCCGCGCCCGCGAGCCGGGCGGTGCTGGCGGCGGTGCGCCGGGCGGGCGTCGAGGGGCCGGGCGAGGACCGTTATCTGGCGCCCGACTTGGCGGCCGCGGACGCGTTCGTACGATCCGGAGAGCTGATCGAGGCCGTGGAGTCGGTGACCGGCCCCCTCAGCTGA
- a CDS encoding L,D-transpeptidase → MEKRVMTDGKRRKGLVAVAAVLGGVLTLAACGGDGGGDDAKNDGHKSQSQVDEAAAKDASDAHIKITPKAGATNAGINSDTKVTVSEGKLTSVTMTSAATGNTVAGTISPDKTSWKPSGQLERATQYKIRASAEDSKGRKATENSSFTTVSPSNSFIANFTPEDGSTVGVGMPVSIRFDKAVTNKKDVESHIKVTSSSGQQVVGHWFGGDRLDLRPKDYWKAGSTVSLKLDLDGVEASSGVKGVQEKTVNFKIGRSQVSTVDAATKEMKVVRDGKLLKTIKISAGSPDNTTYNGQMVISEKFKETRMNGATVGFTDDDGKGEYDIKDVPHAMRLSTSGTFIHGNYWGAKSIFGNVNTSHGCVGLSDTKGAGDPNTDGAWFYDNSQVGDIVIVKNSKDKTIQPDNGLNGWNMDWSQWVAGSAVGSA, encoded by the coding sequence ATGGAGAAGCGTGTGATGACGGACGGCAAGCGCCGTAAGGGGCTGGTGGCCGTGGCCGCCGTGCTCGGCGGCGTACTCACTCTCGCCGCGTGCGGCGGGGATGGCGGCGGCGACGACGCCAAGAACGACGGGCACAAGTCTCAGTCGCAGGTCGACGAGGCGGCGGCCAAGGACGCGTCGGACGCCCACATCAAGATCACGCCAAAGGCCGGTGCGACGAACGCGGGCATCAACAGTGACACCAAGGTCACGGTGAGCGAGGGCAAGCTCACCTCCGTCACGATGACGTCCGCGGCGACCGGCAACACCGTGGCCGGGACCATATCGCCCGACAAGACGTCCTGGAAGCCGAGCGGGCAGCTGGAGCGAGCCACTCAGTACAAGATCAGGGCGTCCGCGGAGGACTCCAAGGGCCGTAAGGCGACCGAGAACTCGTCCTTCACCACCGTCTCGCCCTCCAACAGCTTCATCGCCAACTTCACGCCGGAGGACGGTTCCACGGTCGGCGTGGGCATGCCGGTGTCCATCCGCTTCGACAAGGCGGTGACCAACAAGAAGGACGTCGAGTCCCACATCAAGGTCACCTCCAGCAGCGGCCAGCAGGTGGTCGGCCACTGGTTCGGCGGCGACCGGCTCGACCTGCGCCCCAAGGACTACTGGAAGGCGGGCTCGACCGTCTCCCTGAAGCTGGACCTGGACGGCGTCGAGGCGTCGTCCGGTGTCAAGGGCGTCCAGGAGAAGACGGTCAACTTCAAGATCGGCCGCTCCCAGGTCTCCACGGTGGACGCGGCGACCAAGGAGATGAAGGTCGTCCGCGACGGCAAGCTGCTGAAGACCATCAAGATCTCCGCCGGCAGCCCCGATAACACGACCTACAACGGTCAGATGGTGATCTCCGAGAAGTTCAAGGAGACCCGGATGAACGGTGCCACGGTCGGCTTCACGGACGACGACGGCAAGGGCGAGTACGACATCAAGGACGTGCCCCACGCGATGCGGCTGTCCACCTCGGGCACCTTCATCCACGGCAACTACTGGGGCGCCAAGTCCATCTTCGGCAACGTCAACACCAGCCACGGCTGTGTCGGTCTGTCGGACACCAAGGGCGCGGGCGACCCCAACACGGACGGCGCCTGGTTCTACGACAACTCCCAGGTCGGTGACATCGTCATCGTGAAGAACTCCAAGGACAAGACCATCCAGCCGGACAACGGCCTCAACGGATGGAACATGGACTGGAGCCAGTGGGTGGCCGGAAGCGCGGTCGGCAGCGCCTGA
- a CDS encoding SurA N-terminal domain-containing protein yields the protein MIRRRTALTVSAASALLLSAPLITACGDAPRPGAAAVLDGGRITVSQLQAQVKAVRQAQNNDPRAAQTVAGSGRLSQDTLIRMIQFRVIERAGKDNGIHPTRREVQRARSAAEKQSGGATALRALYLQQGIAPGGIDEAVRMDLTRNALLRKLGTSKVNEVFTQTSKALDIRVNPRYGKWDNAQGTAVLAKEAWLRTSGGTPEQA from the coding sequence ATGATCCGCCGCCGTACTGCGCTCACCGTCTCCGCCGCGTCCGCGCTGCTGCTCTCCGCGCCGCTGATCACCGCGTGCGGCGACGCCCCGCGGCCCGGTGCCGCGGCGGTCCTGGACGGTGGCCGGATCACCGTGTCCCAGCTCCAGGCGCAGGTCAAGGCCGTCCGGCAGGCGCAGAACAATGACCCGAGGGCGGCCCAGACGGTCGCGGGCAGCGGCCGGCTGAGCCAGGACACACTGATCCGGATGATCCAGTTCCGGGTGATTGAGCGGGCCGGTAAGGACAACGGGATCCACCCCACCCGCCGCGAGGTCCAGCGCGCCCGCTCCGCCGCCGAGAAGCAGAGCGGCGGGGCCACCGCCCTGCGCGCCCTCTATCTCCAGCAGGGCATCGCGCCCGGCGGGATCGACGAGGCGGTCCGGATGGACCTCACGCGCAACGCCCTGCTGCGGAAGCTGGGCACCTCCAAGGTCAATGAGGTGTTCACGCAGACCTCCAAGGCGCTCGACATCCGGGTGAACCCCCGCTACGGAAAGTGGGACAACGCCCAGGGCACCGCCGTCCTGGCCAAGGAGGCCTGGCTGCGCACCTCCGGCGGTACCCCCGAGCAGGCGTAA